Genomic window ([Eubacterium] hominis):
TTTTACTTCTTCTATATTTTTTAATTCTTTGCCATCAAACGTTTTTAAAACAATTGGTGTTTGATCAAGATAAAGTGGTATGTCTTCTGGTGATAAGTTAAGATAACTAACAATCCCCATTCCTATGATCATCGCAAGAATGACGAATAAATTAAGCTTATTCTTTAAGATCTTTTTGACTTCATTGAGAATCAGGCGCATCATGCTTCATCACCTTCTTCATTAAAATGATATAAATATAAATCATCTAAATCACTTTCAACTTCTATGGCTTGTGCATTTGGCTTCACATCCGATACCATACGTAAATCTACCCCATCCGCAACTTGATGGCTTTTTACGATGATGTATTGATTCATCAATTGTGTTGCCTCTTGATCGCTTACATGAACATTCCATACCTTATGCTCCATACTTTTCAATAGATTTTCGCAGGTATCATGCATAATTACAGTTCCTTGTTTCATAACGATAATATCATCCGCAATGGTTTCAATATCACTGACAATATGTGTAGATAATAATACCAAACATTTTTTTGATAAAGACGCAATCAGATTTCTAAATACAATACGTTCTTTTGGATCTAAACCAGCAGTTGGTTCATCCAAAATTAAAATCTTTGGTTCATTTAATAATGCCTGAATGATTCCAACTCTTTTCAACATACCACCTGACAAGTTCTTCATTTTTTTACGACGATGTTCTTGCAGGTTTAATTCCTTGATCCAATGATCAATCCGTATCTGGGCATCTTTTTTTGGAATACGTTTTACAATGGCCATATAGTTTAAAAATTCATCAATCGTATAATTTGGATAAAAACCAAAATGTTGAGGCATATAACCTAACATATCGCAAAAGATGTCA
Coding sequences:
- a CDS encoding ABC transporter ATP-binding protein; translation: MELVMKDISKSFKEKKAVDHISLTLNNGIHALLGANGSGKTTLIRMICGLLPSSEGEIYADGVSIKKQYDIFCDMLGYMPQHFGFYPNYTIDEFLNYMAIVKRIPKKDAQIRIDHWIKELNLQEHRRKKMKNLSGGMLKRVGIIQALLNEPKILILDEPTAGLDPKERIVFRNLIASLSKKCLVLLSTHIVSDIETIADDIIVMKQGTVIMHDTCENLLKSMEHKVWNVHVSDQEATQLMNQYIIVKSHQVADGVDLRMVSDVKPNAQAIEVESDLDDLYLYHFNEEGDEA